Within the Stenotrophomonas sp. 610A2 genome, the region CACGCGGCTGGAGCAACCATGAAAGCAAGCAAACTGGAAGTCGTTGAAGATGCTGACCCGATCCGCACGCAGGCGGCGACGTGGTTCGCACGTCTGCACGCCGATGAACCGAGCGAAGGCGAGCAGGCTGAGCATCAGGCATGGCTGGATGCCGACCCCGCGCATCGGCGCGCCTATGAACGGGTCGAGCGCATGTGGTCGGTGCTCGGCGACTTTGCTTCCGCACCCGAGATCAGCCAGCGCTTGGCCGCAATTCCTGTACCGACGGAACACACCAGACCACAACCACAATCGCAGCGCCCGCCGCTGCGCCTGCGATGGTTGGCCGCCTGCGCAGCAGCAATCACCGCCGTGGTCATCGGCTGGCGACTGCTGGCGCCAGCCGCGGTGAGCGAGCAGCGCTACGCCAGCGCGGTAGGTGAGCAGCGCAGCATCACCCTTGCCGATGGCACCGAGGTCGAACTGGACACCGGCACCACGCTGCGGGTGCGTTACAGCGCGCAGCAACGCCGCATCAGCCTCGATCAGGGTCGTGCATTCTTCAAGGTCGCACGCGACAGCGCGCGCCCGCTGACCGTGGATACCGCGCAGGGCAGCGTGCGCGCCGTCGGCACCCAGTTCGAGGTCTACCGCCTGGAACATGGCCTGGATGTAACCCTGTTCGAAGGCAAGGTACAGCTGCGCGCCGCCGCAGCCGATGACAACGCCGCTGCCGTGGCCACGCTCACGCCTGGGCAGCGCGCGCACATGG harbors:
- a CDS encoding FecR family protein, with product MKASKLEVVEDADPIRTQAATWFARLHADEPSEGEQAEHQAWLDADPAHRRAYERVERMWSVLGDFASAPEISQRLAAIPVPTEHTRPQPQSQRPPLRLRWLAACAAAITAVVIGWRLLAPAAVSEQRYASAVGEQRSITLADGTEVELDTGTTLRVRYSAQQRRISLDQGRAFFKVARDSARPLTVDTAQGSVRAVGTQFEVYRLEHGLDVTLFEGKVQLRAAAADDNAAAVATLTPGQRAHMATGKAPLVQNVQSGSAPAWIDGQLVFEDLPLRVAVEEFNRYGGSPLRVRDAALGELRVSGVFRSNDSAGFVEALAALHKVSAHANAAGETELSR